From a single Micromonospora carbonacea genomic region:
- the trxB gene encoding thioredoxin-disulfide reductase, whose protein sequence is MDEVRNLIIIGSGPAGYTAAVYAARANLKPLVIEGVQSGGALMTTTEVENFPGFADGILGPELMDNMRKQAERFGAEFLTDDVTRVELTDTGKIGSDAVSTVWVGETAYRAKAVILSTGSAWRPLGVPGEQEYLGHGVSSCATCDGFFFRNQHIVVVGGGDSAMEEASFLTRFAESVTIIHRRDSFRASKIMAERALGNEKIKVEWNSVVEEVLGDDGKVTGVRVRNVHTGESKVLDVTGVFVAIGHDPRSELFRGQVELDDEGYVKVQAPSTRTSVPGVFAAGDVVDHTYRQAITAAGTGCAAALDAERFIATLEG, encoded by the coding sequence CGGTCTATGCCGCGCGCGCCAACCTCAAGCCCCTGGTCATCGAGGGCGTGCAGTCCGGCGGCGCGCTGATGACGACCACCGAGGTGGAAAACTTCCCCGGTTTCGCCGACGGCATCCTCGGCCCCGAGCTGATGGACAACATGCGCAAGCAGGCCGAGCGGTTCGGCGCCGAGTTCCTCACCGACGACGTGACCCGGGTCGAGCTGACCGACACCGGCAAGATCGGCTCCGACGCGGTGAGCACCGTGTGGGTCGGCGAGACGGCCTACCGGGCGAAGGCGGTCATCCTCTCCACCGGCTCCGCCTGGCGTCCGCTGGGCGTGCCGGGCGAGCAGGAATACCTCGGCCACGGCGTGTCGTCCTGCGCCACGTGTGACGGCTTCTTCTTCCGCAACCAGCACATCGTGGTCGTCGGCGGCGGCGACTCGGCGATGGAGGAGGCCAGCTTCCTCACCCGGTTCGCCGAGTCGGTCACCATCATCCACCGGCGCGACTCGTTCCGCGCCAGCAAGATCATGGCCGAGCGGGCGCTCGGCAACGAGAAGATCAAGGTCGAGTGGAACAGCGTGGTCGAGGAGGTCCTCGGCGACGACGGCAAGGTCACCGGCGTCCGCGTCCGCAACGTGCACACCGGGGAGAGCAAGGTCCTCGACGTCACCGGCGTCTTCGTGGCGATCGGCCACGACCCGCGCAGCGAGCTCTTCCGGGGCCAGGTGGAGCTGGACGACGAGGGCTACGTGAAGGTGCAGGCCCCCAGCACCCGCACCAGCGTCCCGGGCGTGTTCGCCGCCGGTGACGTGGTGGACCACACCTACCGGCAGGCCATCACCGCGGCCGGCACCGGCTGCGCCGCCGCCCTCGACGCCGAGCGCTTCATCGCCACGCTCGAAGGCTGA
- the trxA gene encoding thioredoxin gives MGATKAVTDASFAVDVLKSDKPVLVDFWAEWCGPCRKVSPLLEEIAGEMGDQVSIVKLNIDENPETARAYRVMSVPTLTVFKNGEPVQSIAGAKPKGELVKLIQSAL, from the coding sequence GTGGGAGCGACAAAGGCGGTCACCGACGCGAGTTTCGCCGTCGACGTGCTCAAGTCCGACAAGCCGGTGCTCGTCGACTTCTGGGCGGAGTGGTGCGGCCCGTGCCGCAAGGTCTCGCCGCTGCTCGAGGAGATCGCCGGCGAGATGGGCGACCAGGTCAGCATCGTCAAGCTCAACATCGACGAGAACCCGGAGACCGCGCGCGCGTACCGGGTGATGTCGGTGCCGACCCTGACCGTGTTCAAGAACGGCGAGCCGGTCCAGTCGATCGCCGGCGCCAAGCCGAAGGGCGAGCTGGTCAAGCTGATCCAGTCCGCGCTCTGA